A genomic segment from Desulfonatronum lacustre DSM 10312 encodes:
- a CDS encoding nuclear transport factor 2 family protein, with amino-acid sequence MNDGKKMQKLYQLLFGLGVLLMSVGFFPDTPHAQQEPTQIAQELRELAQQGMLTVRALRAWGMLPDHFVSLALALQAHQVDLLGADVTQVREIADLAAADDALATYAPDLRELAVFMAQVTDTPDQDTPMAAVERLVAAQATGDPDAVRAVLATRHLDAQARQDLQKVVERVAPMLQLKDIKLNAVAVGVNEDVGRALVRYEYAVIVSAENETISQRGANMALVLREGGVWKVAQTWADELLTMEVMADELVPVVNGWTKKQPDLVHFAYQSGLSASDSGFYKVAQGGGGGSFGSPDPLSLERGLTDLRTANQVINQTVRTQVWDDRQLLLDSAGSAAGAVPIVGDLYSNWFTIMGTLKTIQNLPQTVRDGHVQATMLDVALISWAPVQVVAEFVPGVDHLTDAVAAGVSQMRYNSIQRDNYLSIRLKMLNMDFSDLAKHLLSVPTAEYAALVESEKPKEIISGSRYEWHGDHYAPHTMRIVNDALVLNDPRLVFEVGAQWVVKQSESQAMHDAFLHMGARRTSIAASDSVAVLMLRFTPQVVESIAKGDEVLRGFHLRSFSGRPYVVYELSCNRGVQEIAVTLRDGSVTAPVTIENLVFNAIKAVAVEFADGRRTEEVSIPEGETLERLRFVPIWAEDAPDGLALSSLVGHPCLTFQELDDHPEPVIQDRMRGTWPNADLDFTALRTGEERVLVQWPGGEAYGSLESILVFRGEENSGFHRGELVFSIMLDEQEIIEMRPKTYDGPGCNIPLTPPSDSGVEIRLRLEVSPDGHVTGEMDAINFHWISDVSASATGVFKNGRLTIDGIWEAETHTRVSHINALHYGTFIIDVELEETDFKYFNLKDLGSNATVSTEWNSQSGGIKSGKCEYETVNIRYHRLSF; translated from the coding sequence ATGAACGACGGAAAAAAGATGCAAAAGCTTTATCAACTGCTTTTCGGGCTCGGCGTTCTACTGATGAGTGTTGGTTTCTTCCCGGATACGCCGCATGCTCAACAAGAACCAACTCAAATAGCTCAGGAACTCCGTGAATTGGCGCAGCAGGGCATGCTGACGGTACGAGCGCTGCGAGCCTGGGGAATGTTGCCGGATCATTTCGTTTCCCTAGCCTTGGCTCTGCAAGCGCACCAGGTGGACCTACTCGGCGCCGATGTGACTCAGGTCCGGGAAATCGCGGACTTGGCCGCCGCGGATGATGCCTTGGCAACGTATGCACCTGATCTGCGGGAGCTGGCCGTATTCATGGCGCAGGTCACGGATACGCCGGACCAGGATACGCCAATGGCGGCCGTTGAACGACTGGTTGCCGCACAGGCCACGGGAGACCCCGACGCGGTCCGGGCTGTTTTGGCCACACGGCACCTGGATGCGCAGGCACGACAAGATCTGCAAAAAGTGGTGGAGCGTGTAGCGCCAATGCTTCAGCTGAAAGATATCAAGCTCAATGCGGTTGCTGTCGGCGTGAACGAAGATGTTGGTCGCGCCCTGGTGCGCTATGAATACGCGGTGATTGTATCGGCTGAAAACGAGACCATTTCGCAGCGTGGGGCGAATATGGCCCTTGTCCTGCGCGAAGGTGGTGTCTGGAAGGTGGCCCAAACCTGGGCGGACGAACTGCTGACCATGGAGGTTATGGCCGATGAGCTGGTACCCGTGGTTAATGGTTGGACAAAAAAACAGCCCGATTTAGTCCATTTTGCGTACCAATCCGGACTGTCGGCTTCAGATTCAGGTTTTTATAAAGTAGCCCAGGGAGGTGGAGGTGGTTCGTTTGGCAGCCCCGATCCTTTGTCCTTGGAAAGAGGCTTGACCGATTTACGTACTGCCAACCAAGTGATCAACCAGACCGTCAGAACGCAGGTCTGGGACGACCGACAATTACTGCTCGATTCCGCCGGTTCCGCAGCAGGAGCCGTGCCCATTGTTGGAGATTTGTATTCCAATTGGTTTACAATAATGGGTACGCTGAAAACGATTCAAAATCTGCCTCAAACCGTCCGAGACGGCCATGTCCAGGCGACCATGCTGGATGTCGCCTTGATTTCCTGGGCTCCAGTCCAGGTTGTTGCCGAATTTGTCCCCGGGGTTGACCACCTGACGGATGCTGTTGCCGCCGGTGTTTCCCAGATGCGCTACAACTCCATCCAGCGTGACAACTACCTCTCCATTCGTCTGAAAATGTTGAACATGGACTTCAGTGACCTGGCAAAGCATTTGTTGTCTGTTCCGACAGCGGAATATGCGGCACTAGTCGAATCGGAAAAACCAAAAGAGATTATTTCAGGCAGTCGATATGAATGGCATGGAGACCACTACGCACCGCATACAATGCGGATCGTCAATGATGCTCTTGTCTTGAACGATCCACGTCTGGTATTCGAAGTAGGGGCGCAATGGGTCGTCAAGCAAAGTGAAAGTCAGGCCATGCATGATGCTTTTTTGCATATGGGAGCACGCCGGACAAGCATTGCTGCATCCGACTCCGTCGCTGTACTGATGTTGCGCTTCACACCGCAGGTCGTGGAGAGCATTGCTAAGGGGGATGAGGTTCTTCGTGGCTTTCACCTGCGGTCATTTTCGGGCAGGCCGTATGTCGTCTACGAGTTGAGCTGCAATCGCGGCGTCCAGGAAATAGCCGTGACGCTGCGAGATGGTTCCGTGACAGCACCGGTAACCATCGAGAACCTGGTTTTCAATGCCATCAAGGCAGTAGCGGTTGAATTTGCTGATGGACGGCGGACGGAGGAGGTTTCTATACCAGAAGGAGAAACGCTGGAGCGGCTTCGTTTCGTGCCGATTTGGGCCGAAGATGCACCAGATGGCCTGGCTCTTTCCAGCCTTGTCGGCCATCCATGTCTTACCTTTCAGGAACTTGATGATCATCCGGAACCCGTCATCCAAGACCGGATGCGTGGGACTTGGCCGAATGCGGATCTTGATTTCACGGCACTGCGCACAGGCGAGGAGCGTGTGCTTGTGCAGTGGCCGGGTGGCGAGGCTTATGGTTCATTGGAAAGCATCCTCGTTTTTCGTGGAGAGGAGAATTCAGGTTTTCATCGAGGTGAACTTGTTTTTTCCATCATGTTGGATGAGCAAGAGATTATTGAGATGCGACCCAAAACCTATGACGGTCCGGGCTGCAACATTCCACTGACTCCTCCATCCGATAGCGGGGTGGAGATCAGGCTGAGACTTGAAGTCAGCCCGGACGGACACGTAACGGGAGAAATGGACGCGATAAATTTCCATTGGATATCTGATGTCTCTGCTTCCGCGACAGGTGTATTCAAGAATGGCAGGCTAACCATCGACGGAATATGGGAGGCTGAAACGCATACCCGGGTTTCTCATATCAATGCATTGCATTATGGAACGTTCATAATTGATGTTGAACTTGAAGAAACAGATTTCAAATATTTCAATTTGAAAGACCTTGGAAGCAATGCAACGGTCAGCACAGAATGGAATTCTCAAAGTGGGGGTATAAAAAGCGGAAAATGTGAATATGAAACAGTGAATATCCGTTATCATCGGCTGTCTTTTTAA
- a CDS encoding PD40 domain-containing protein gives MDCAEQSNKRLPERFLLIAGGTVVILLALGGCLMQWMYGDIPNRLVMDPHIYALNGSNSRYDDFNAVAAPPSLTMDALIVFSSNARTHGERFSMETGRFELVQNPYSQSKDKRPPPARIEAQRTGPFPLIPPASGNLRGPTPLVSSTIAERDYAAPQFSYHMTLELTQDKAPLPWNGKGVLPNGGVWMFDSDQTGHRNLYFVDDAGLVRPFFGNDPQSDDAYATYDFERHELYFSSNRSGRFQLYRYRNHSRNTRFSEWLDNPALASVIEPAEEFFADADSMAPFVEGNLLVFASNRTGTHGGFDLYASIYSDSRWSAPRNMQDLMPKGVALNTPANEFRPSLLTIRLKNYHELSVLLFSSDRPGGQGGYDLYVTALPQSKEW, from the coding sequence ATGGATTGTGCCGAACAGTCAAATAAGAGATTGCCGGAGCGGTTCCTGTTGATTGCCGGGGGGACTGTGGTGATTCTTTTGGCATTGGGCGGCTGCCTGATGCAGTGGATGTACGGCGACATCCCCAACCGTCTGGTAATGGATCCCCATATCTACGCCCTGAACGGGTCGAACAGCCGATACGACGACTTCAATGCCGTGGCCGCTCCGCCGTCCCTGACCATGGACGCTCTGATCGTCTTCTCCAGCAACGCCCGGACGCATGGCGAGCGGTTCAGCATGGAGACGGGGCGGTTCGAACTTGTGCAAAATCCCTACTCCCAGAGCAAGGACAAACGACCTCCTCCTGCGCGGATTGAAGCACAACGCACCGGCCCTTTTCCGCTTATCCCCCCCGCCTCCGGCAACCTGCGCGGCCCCACGCCGCTGGTTTCCTCGACCATTGCCGAACGAGATTACGCTGCACCTCAATTCTCTTATCACATGACCCTGGAACTGACCCAGGACAAGGCACCGTTGCCCTGGAACGGTAAGGGGGTTTTGCCGAACGGCGGGGTCTGGATGTTTGACTCGGATCAAACAGGACACCGCAACCTGTATTTTGTGGACGACGCGGGCCTGGTCAGGCCATTTTTCGGCAACGATCCCCAATCTGACGACGCCTATGCCACGTATGATTTCGAACGTCACGAACTCTACTTCAGTTCCAATCGCTCCGGACGATTCCAGCTCTACCGCTATCGCAACCACTCCAGGAACACCCGCTTTTCCGAATGGCTGGACAATCCGGCCTTGGCCTCGGTCATAGAGCCGGCAGAAGAATTTTTCGCCGACGCCGACTCGATGGCTCCGTTCGTGGAGGGCAATTTGCTGGTTTTTGCCTCCAATCGTACCGGCACCCATGGCGGATTTGACCTCTACGCTTCCATTTACAGCGACAGCCGCTGGTCAGCACCGCGGAACATGCAAGACTTGATGCCCAAAGGCGTAGCCCTGAACACCCCAGCCAACGAGTTCCGGCCTTCGCTCCTGACCATACGTTTGAAGAACTACCATGAACTGAGTGTGCTGCTTTTTTCCTCGGATCGTCCGGGAGGACAGGGCGGCTATGACTTGTATGTCACGGCCCTGCCCCAGAGCAAGGAATGGTGA